The following are from one region of the Halorussus rarus genome:
- a CDS encoding universal stress protein, producing MTLVVVPVRYPLTDHSERTLAEAVRIAEERDAALTVLHVNLYHRGREISRAELKRAVEAEFGRLANARYVVREGFLVEETILEEVAAEEADVVVIGHKQAGRWRRMLRKLTSDPDIEGYLRGKLDAEVVTVGKG from the coding sequence GTGACGCTGGTCGTCGTCCCCGTCCGCTACCCGCTGACCGACCACTCCGAGCGGACGCTGGCCGAAGCGGTACGCATCGCCGAGGAGCGCGACGCGGCGCTGACCGTCCTGCACGTCAACCTCTACCACCGCGGCCGGGAGATCTCCCGGGCGGAGCTCAAGCGCGCGGTCGAGGCCGAGTTCGGCCGCCTCGCCAACGCGCGGTACGTCGTCCGGGAGGGGTTCCTGGTCGAGGAGACCATCCTCGAGGAGGTCGCGGCCGAGGAGGCCGACGTGGTGGTCATCGGCCACAAGCAGGCCGGCCGCTGGCGCCGGATGCTCCGGAAGCTGACCTCGGACCCCGACATCGAGGGGTACCTCCGCGGGAAACTCGACGCCGAGGTCGTCACGGTCGGGAAGGGGTAG
- a CDS encoding aldo/keto reductase yields the protein MEYTNLGDTGLEVSRFCLGCMNFGSDREWMIGDREKSEEIIDRAIDLGVNFLDTANVYSHGESEDIVGDAIEKHDREELVVATKVYGQMGEGPNKQGLSRKHILDQIEGSLERLGTDYVDLYQIHRWDESTPVEETLDALDHLVETGKVRYVGASTMAAWQFTKALYESDVNDYARFTCMQPQYNLVDRQEEENVLPVCADQGVGVIPWSPLGGGFLTGKYSRDDDPEEGRAATDEHTRERFTEENWAVLDEVEAIAEEKGATPAQVSLAWLLAKDVVDAPIVGPRSLDHLEENVAALDVSLTNEEVERLEAPKDPVWSRDIADT from the coding sequence ATGGAGTACACGAACCTCGGCGACACGGGCCTCGAGGTCTCGCGGTTCTGCCTCGGGTGCATGAACTTCGGCAGCGACCGGGAGTGGATGATCGGCGACCGGGAGAAGAGCGAGGAGATCATCGACCGCGCCATCGATCTCGGCGTCAACTTCCTCGACACCGCGAACGTCTACTCGCACGGCGAGAGCGAGGACATCGTCGGCGACGCCATCGAGAAGCACGACCGCGAGGAGCTGGTCGTCGCGACCAAGGTGTACGGCCAGATGGGCGAGGGACCGAACAAGCAGGGGCTCTCGCGCAAGCACATCCTGGACCAGATAGAGGGGAGCCTGGAGCGGCTCGGGACCGACTACGTCGACCTCTACCAGATTCACCGCTGGGACGAGTCCACGCCGGTCGAGGAGACCCTCGACGCGCTCGACCACCTGGTCGAGACCGGAAAGGTCCGGTACGTCGGGGCCTCGACGATGGCGGCCTGGCAGTTCACCAAGGCGCTCTACGAGAGCGACGTGAACGACTACGCCCGGTTCACCTGCATGCAGCCCCAGTACAACCTGGTGGACCGCCAGGAGGAGGAGAACGTCCTGCCGGTCTGCGCCGACCAGGGCGTCGGGGTCATCCCGTGGAGCCCGCTCGGCGGCGGGTTCCTCACCGGCAAGTACAGCAGGGACGACGACCCGGAGGAGGGCCGTGCCGCGACCGACGAGCACACGCGCGAGCGGTTCACCGAGGAGAACTGGGCGGTGCTCGACGAGGTCGAGGCTATCGCCGAGGAGAAGGGAGCCACGCCCGCGCAGGTCAGTCTCGCCTGGCTGCTCGCCAAGGACGTGGTGGACGCACCCATCGTCGGGCCGCGGAGCCTCGACCATCTGGAGGAGAACGTGGCCGCGCTGGACGTGAGCCTCACGAACGAGGAGGTCGAGCGGCTCGAGGCGCCGAAGGACCCGGTGTGGTCCCGGGACATCGCCGATACCTAA
- a CDS encoding extracellular solute-binding protein, whose product MTDDGSGTSRRQFVKAVGASGAAAGLTGYVDDGAVGEVQQGGTTTLQWATDPDFQGSTWNEELQPILYENGLSQDIEVNVLAGPSVTDNRRAQYQQWLSAGRAKPDILYVDSGWTIPFIVRNQLMNLSEASNFPQQRMQELENQYFDASVSTAKGPNGDLYAVPLFPDFPTMQYNKNYLRNAGYGQSDFDQWAQNSMTWQKFSQVTQEAMNNNDVQYGYTFQASAYEGLSCCDFNEFMSSWGGAYFGNPAENLFGPIGERPVTVDEQQVVDSIKMVRTFIHGSDANNTLDNYQGNIAPAAVMQWTEEPSRKPFTNTDAVMHRNWPYAINISGSEENLGQDLGVMPIPYAKTEQEAKYPMTGGPVAALGGWHNAVNPNSNNKEAAVEVLKAMMSDEFKYKLFEVLGFLPPEPQLLDSQRARDVPIMGRYVEQLRIAGENAIPRPVTAVWPSQSSKIAQQVNGAFAQGGNPSQAMTQLKAQLEAIEQSA is encoded by the coding sequence ATGACAGATGACGGTAGCGGTACTTCTAGGCGACAGTTCGTCAAGGCCGTCGGTGCGTCGGGTGCGGCGGCGGGGTTGACGGGATACGTCGACGACGGGGCGGTGGGCGAGGTCCAGCAGGGCGGGACGACGACGCTCCAGTGGGCGACGGACCCGGACTTCCAGGGTAGCACGTGGAACGAGGAGCTCCAGCCCATCCTGTACGAGAACGGTCTCTCGCAGGACATCGAGGTGAACGTCCTCGCCGGGCCGTCGGTGACCGACAACCGTCGGGCACAGTATCAGCAGTGGCTCTCGGCGGGACGCGCCAAGCCGGACATACTGTACGTCGACAGCGGGTGGACGATTCCGTTCATCGTCCGGAACCAGCTGATGAACCTCAGCGAGGCCAGCAACTTCCCGCAACAGCGGATGCAGGAGCTGGAGAACCAGTACTTCGACGCCAGCGTCTCCACGGCGAAGGGACCGAACGGCGACCTCTACGCCGTTCCGCTGTTCCCCGACTTCCCGACGATGCAGTACAACAAGAACTACCTGCGCAACGCGGGCTACGGGCAGTCGGACTTCGACCAGTGGGCCCAGAACTCGATGACCTGGCAGAAGTTCTCCCAGGTGACCCAGGAGGCGATGAACAACAACGACGTCCAGTACGGGTACACGTTCCAGGCCAGCGCCTACGAGGGCCTGTCGTGCTGTGACTTCAACGAGTTCATGTCGAGCTGGGGCGGGGCGTACTTCGGCAACCCCGCAGAGAACCTGTTCGGTCCCATCGGCGAGCGACCCGTCACGGTCGACGAGCAGCAGGTGGTCGATTCCATCAAGATGGTCCGGACGTTCATCCACGGCTCGGACGCCAACAACACCCTGGACAACTACCAGGGCAACATCGCGCCGGCGGCGGTGATGCAGTGGACCGAGGAGCCCTCGCGAAAACCGTTCACCAACACGGACGCCGTGATGCACCGCAACTGGCCCTACGCCATCAACATCAGCGGCAGCGAGGAGAACCTCGGCCAGGACCTCGGCGTGATGCCCATCCCGTACGCCAAGACCGAGCAGGAGGCCAAGTACCCGATGACGGGCGGCCCGGTCGCGGCGCTGGGCGGGTGGCACAACGCGGTTAACCCCAACTCCAACAACAAGGAGGCGGCGGTCGAGGTGCTCAAGGCGATGATGAGCGACGAGTTCAAGTACAAGCTGTTCGAGGTGCTCGGGTTCCTGCCGCCGGAGCCCCAGCTGCTCGACTCCCAGCGGGCGCGGGACGTGCCCATCATGGGCCGCTACGTCGAGCAGCTCCGGATCGCCGGCGAGAACGCGATTCCGCGACCGGTCACGGCGGTGTGGCCCTCGCAATCGTCGAAGATCGCCCAGCAGGTCAACGGCGCGTTCGCGCAGGGCGGCAACCCGAGTCAGGCGATGACCCAGCTCAAGGCCCAGCTCGAAGCGATCGAACAGAGCGCGTAA
- the trmB gene encoding HTH-type sugar sensing transcriptional regulator TrmB, with the protein MASDDLHATIEQVGERFDLGEYEINAYLTVLEHGDLTASQIADRTDIPQPRVYDTVRSLSDRGLVELRESRPMKVIAVDPEEAFSGVQSSLMEMVQELEARYTAPARDTEAVSLVKSRSTILRYLEEVIEEAEFELALSLTPDLLERFADDLSAAVESGVSVELLVTPASEAPAPEEFDYLEVATTARARRGITTPVIAVADGEYSIYATQDALRDDEDRYGVIFNRSALGFLVSGFFGTVLWTTAERTLAADGEDRPFPRRYASIRRCVKELQELEGDFYATIEGRDIETGSSRVVEGEVVGFSFEAGERVAGMKIRTDDGQVTVGGQVAALEDVEAHEIRIGRDSPPAR; encoded by the coding sequence ATGGCCTCCGACGACTTGCACGCGACGATAGAGCAGGTGGGAGAGCGGTTCGACCTCGGGGAGTACGAGATAAACGCCTACCTCACCGTGCTCGAACACGGCGACCTGACCGCCAGCCAGATAGCCGACCGCACCGACATCCCCCAGCCCCGGGTGTACGACACGGTGCGGAGCCTCAGCGACCGCGGGCTGGTGGAGCTCCGGGAGTCCCGGCCGATGAAGGTCATCGCGGTCGACCCCGAGGAGGCGTTCTCGGGCGTCCAGTCGTCGCTGATGGAGATGGTCCAGGAGCTCGAGGCCCGCTACACCGCACCGGCCCGCGACACCGAGGCGGTCTCGCTGGTCAAGTCCCGGTCGACCATCCTCCGGTACCTCGAGGAGGTCATCGAGGAGGCGGAGTTCGAGCTCGCGCTCTCGCTGACCCCCGACCTGCTCGAGCGGTTCGCCGACGACCTCAGCGCCGCGGTCGAGTCGGGCGTCAGCGTCGAACTGCTGGTGACGCCCGCCTCGGAGGCGCCCGCGCCCGAGGAGTTCGACTACCTCGAGGTGGCGACTACGGCCAGGGCCCGCCGGGGCATCACCACGCCGGTCATCGCGGTGGCCGACGGCGAGTACTCCATCTACGCCACCCAGGACGCGCTCCGCGACGACGAGGACCGCTACGGCGTCATCTTCAACCGGTCGGCGCTGGGCTTCCTGGTCTCGGGATTCTTCGGCACCGTGCTCTGGACCACCGCCGAGCGCACCCTGGCGGCCGACGGCGAGGACCGGCCGTTCCCCCGGCGCTACGCCTCCATCCGGCGGTGCGTCAAGGAGCTCCAGGAGCTCGAGGGCGACTTCTACGCGACCATCGAGGGCCGGGACATCGAGACCGGCTCCTCCCGGGTCGTCGAGGGCGAAGTGGTCGGCTTCTCGTTCGAGGCGGGCGAGCGCGTCGCCGGGATGAAGATACGGACCGACGACGGCCAGGTCACGGTCGGCGGCCAGGTCGCCGCCCTCGAGGACGTCGAGGCCCACGAGATCCGCATCGGTCGCGACAGCCCGCCGGCGCGGTAG
- a CDS encoding proteasome assembly chaperone family protein — MNREPNSASASFEITAENTQETVIAGFSQFGLAGLTAVDYLVDHLDFEQVGHITADQLPAITPFENGEPRHHTRVFSHEEAGLSVLVGELFVPPWAAQSFGEAVLEWTETGGIDEMTVLNGVSIPHAPEEHDVFYVATDDYRDHRLADADVPAMGRGFLDGVNAELVGRGMESDLRTAVFVTPVHAQAPDVEAAIRLLNTVGRVYDLDVDTGPLEEFAGEVQSYYEGLAERLSERAESDIAADRMYM, encoded by the coding sequence ATGAACAGGGAACCGAATTCCGCGAGCGCGTCGTTCGAGATAACCGCCGAAAACACGCAGGAGACGGTGATCGCGGGGTTCTCTCAGTTCGGACTGGCCGGGCTGACCGCGGTGGACTACCTCGTCGACCACCTCGACTTCGAGCAGGTCGGCCACATCACCGCCGACCAGCTGCCGGCCATCACGCCGTTCGAGAACGGGGAGCCGCGTCACCACACCCGCGTGTTCTCCCACGAGGAGGCCGGCCTGTCGGTGCTTGTCGGCGAGCTGTTCGTCCCGCCGTGGGCGGCCCAGTCGTTCGGCGAGGCCGTGCTCGAGTGGACGGAGACCGGCGGCATCGACGAGATGACGGTCCTCAACGGGGTCTCGATTCCCCACGCCCCCGAGGAGCACGACGTGTTCTACGTCGCCACCGACGACTACCGTGACCACCGCCTCGCCGACGCCGACGTCCCGGCGATGGGCCGGGGGTTCCTCGACGGCGTCAACGCCGAACTCGTCGGCCGCGGGATGGAGTCGGACCTCCGGACCGCGGTGTTCGTCACGCCGGTGCACGCCCAGGCCCCGGACGTCGAGGCGGCGATCCGACTCCTGAACACGGTCGGACGGGTCTACGACCTCGACGTCGACACCGGGCCGCTGGAGGAGTTCGCCGGCGAGGTCCAGAGCTACTACGAGGGCCTGGCCGAGCGGCTCTCCGAGCGCGCCGAGTCCGATATCGCGGCCGACCGGATGTACATGTAG
- a CDS encoding mechanosensitive ion channel family protein, producing the protein MVGLQSVVEEALRLLRNLPGVSYVRATVILVVAWFGSQLLIRFLGRPVARRFQRPSLTKTILGGLRAIVMVIAASVAANQFGFKPGDILLSVTVFSAVLGLVLAPIIGSVINGLFLLADQPYEIGDMIELVDRGRRGYVEDITLRYTKIFTLENTFLVIPNSNMRDRDVINYSAEDTRSRLSLELLVTYEGDLDEARAIMERAARETTEVVEGGPDIRIGSARYPSAPVSYIKDFADHGVLLDLRYWVKDPYYVGRVESKIQERVWSELDGADVEIAYPHQHLVFDETSGTARVEIERGEPAAGPEEFDAPD; encoded by the coding sequence ATGGTCGGCCTCCAGAGCGTAGTCGAGGAAGCGCTTCGGCTGCTCCGGAACCTGCCGGGTGTGAGTTACGTCAGGGCCACGGTGATCCTCGTCGTCGCGTGGTTCGGGAGCCAGCTGCTCATCCGGTTCCTCGGTCGCCCGGTCGCCCGGCGGTTCCAGCGGCCGAGCCTGACCAAGACCATCCTCGGCGGGCTCCGGGCCATCGTGATGGTGATCGCGGCCTCGGTCGCGGCCAACCAGTTCGGGTTCAAGCCCGGCGACATCCTGCTGTCAGTCACGGTGTTCTCCGCGGTGCTGGGCCTCGTGCTCGCGCCCATCATCGGCAGCGTCATCAACGGGCTGTTCCTGCTGGCCGACCAGCCCTACGAGATCGGCGACATGATAGAGCTCGTCGACCGCGGCAGGCGGGGCTACGTCGAGGACATCACGCTGCGGTACACCAAGATATTCACCCTCGAGAACACGTTCCTCGTCATCCCGAACTCAAACATGCGCGACCGGGACGTCATCAACTACTCCGCGGAGGACACCCGGTCGCGGCTCTCGCTCGAACTGCTCGTGACCTACGAGGGCGACCTCGACGAGGCTCGCGCCATCATGGAACGGGCGGCCCGCGAGACGACCGAGGTGGTCGAGGGCGGCCCCGACATCCGCATCGGGAGCGCGCGCTACCCCTCCGCCCCGGTGTCGTACATCAAGGACTTCGCCGACCACGGCGTCCTGCTCGACCTCCGGTACTGGGTGAAGGACCCCTACTACGTCGGGCGGGTCGAGTCGAAGATCCAGGAGCGGGTCTGGAGCGAACTCGACGGGGCCGACGTGGAGATCGCCTACCCCCACCAGCACCTCGTGTTCGACGAGACCAGCGGCACCGCCCGCGTCGAGATCGAGCGCGGCGAACCCGCCGCCGGGCCCGAGGAGTTCGACGCGCCGGATTAG